From Vitis vinifera cultivar Pinot Noir 40024 chromosome 5, ASM3070453v1, the proteins below share one genomic window:
- the LOC104879243 gene encoding pentatricopeptide repeat-containing protein At5g18950: protein MARPSSSSSVISFLRQNPNSRIRNLGVVSGNQYGDVEGAHQHTQQQQHLEEIVKRVSDITRTRPRWEQTLLSDFPSFNFLDPTFLSHFVEHQKNALISLRFFHWLSSQSGFSPDSSSCNVLFDALVEAGACNAAKSFLDSTNFNPKPASLEAYIRCLCKGGLVEEAISVFGQLKGIGVCASIATWNSVLRGSVRAGRIDFVWELYGEMVESSVVADVHTVGYLVQAFCDENRISDGHNLLRRVLEDGVVPRNAAFNKLISGFCKDKAYGRVSDLLHSMIARNRAPDIFTYQEVVNGLCKGGKGPEGFRVFKDLKDRGYAPDRVMYTTMIHGLCRMKWLGDARKLWFEMIQKGFLPNEYTYNAMIHGYFKIGNLEEAWKMYREMCDKGYGEKTVSYNVMIKGLCSHGKIKEAHDLFEEMSHKGILRNHITYNALVRGFCKEGKIVEGANLLYELLDQGIQPSAASYAPLIDKLCQEGDMQNAKILWDDMQNRGMEPAVCTHDFMITGFCKQGCAMEGMEWLTTMLRSKLRPQKKSFESLIQCLSQIDRLDDALLVLDSMLKIGFRLSISICNSLVTKLCEKNSLPVETYLGKILERN from the coding sequence GAAGAGAGTTTCGGATATTACGCGAACCAGGCCCAGATGGGAGCAAACCCTTCTCTCTGATTTTCCCTCTTTCAATTTCTTAGACCCCACTTTTCTGTCCCATTTTGTCGAGCATCAGAAGAATGCTCTTATTTCTCTCCGTTTCTTTCACTGGCTCAGCTCTCAGTCCGGCTTTTCGCCTGATTCTTCTTCTTGTAATGTGCTGTTTGATGCTCTTGTTGAAGCTGGTGCTTGCAATGCTGCGAAGTCGTTTctcgattctaccaattttaaCCCCAAACCGGCTTCTCTGGAGGCTTATATTCGATGCCTTTGTAAAGGTGGATTAGTGGAGGAAGCAATCAGTGTGTTTGGCCAGCTGAAGGGAATTGGAGTTTGTGCCTCGATAGCGACGTGGAATTCGGTTTTGAGGGGTTCGGTCAGGGCTGGCCGGATTGATTTTGTTTGGGAGTTGTATGGGGAGATGGTAGAGTCTAGTGTTGTAGCGGATGTGCACACTGTTGGGTATCTGGTTCAAGCTTTTTGTGATGAAAATAGGATTTCAGATGGTCATAACCTTCTTCGGCGAGTTTTGGAAGATGGGGTAGTGCCTAGAAATGCTGCTTTCAACAAATTGATATCAGGATTTTGCAAGGATAAAGCTTATGGTAGAGTGAGTGATCTGCTTCATAGTATGATTGCCAGGAACCGGGCACCTGATATTTTTACTTATCAGGAAGTAGTCAATGGCCTTTGCAAGGGAGGAAAGGGGCCTGAAGGTTTTCGGGTTTTCAAAGATCTCAAGGATAGAGGGTATGCTCCTGACAGGGTGATGTATACGACAATGATTCATGGTCTTTGCCGAATGAAATGGCTTGGGGATGCTAGGAAGCTGTGGTTTGAGATGATTCAGAAGGGATTTCTTCCGAATGAGTACACTTATAATGCTATGATTCACGGCTATTTTAAAATTGGCAATCTTGAAGAAGCTTGGAAGATGTACAGAGAAATGTGTGATAAAGGTTATGGAGAGAAAACAGTGAGTTACAATGTGATGATTAAAGGGTTGTGTTCACATGGAAAGATAAAAGAAGCTCATGACTTGTTTGAAGAAATGTCCCATAAGGGTATTCTACGCAATCACATCACATACAATGCTCTAGTTAGGGGATTTTGCAAGGAAGGGAAGATAGTTGAAGGTGCAAACCTTCTTTATGAACTTCTGGATCAGGGAATACAGCCGTCAGCTGCCTCTTATGCCCCACTTATTGATAAACTTTGCCAGGAAGGAGACATGCAGAATGCAAAAATTTTGTGGGATGATATGCAAAATAGGGGTATGGAACCGGCTGTGTGTACTCATGATTTTATGATAACTGGATTCTGCAAGCAAGGATGTGCTATGGAAGGGATGGAATGGTTGACCACCATGCTGAGGAGTAAGCTCAGACCACAAAAGAAGTCTTTTGAGAGTCTGATTCAATGCCTTTCACAAATAGATAGGTTGGATGATGCTTTACTTGTTTTAGATTCCATGTTAAAAATAGGTTTCAGACTCAGCATAAGTATCTGCAATTCTTTGGTTACCAAACTTTGCGAAAAGAATTCCCTTCCTGTTGAGACATATCTAGGAAAGATCCTGGAAAGAAATTGA
- the LOC100244278 gene encoding uncharacterized protein LOC100244278: protein MNFFKSVFADDPEPASDPPHSAAHPDPGDDEPNHRNPNPNAAWSFGGLIKTLASKSESVIESYRRDIEEFGTGLKKETAVIRDVASRAVKDLPASLEVGASVAQDSLESVGQAIDDIGSSVWRGTAEIITHGRDALLAAEEHDIDSPSDSSSQQLSSQSLSSQRYSRFDVQLRAIQCDENTYREEPEDLDGFSKWKLGFVLEDKSAEIENLSEANGVMGEIYSKVVPNVVDHDTFWSRYFYRIHKLKLVEDARVNLVNRAIAGDEEEDLSWDIDDDEDDEEKSNGSELKRELNKENSSESVMEQKFVENSQLEESLKKGVVHEQAPDERVNSDGRSDSDKSETKSEKMISEGRTDSVSIVSSPPSLPEEEDLGWDEIEDIGSIDENKVGVSGSPANKADLRKRLSAAEEDEDLTWDIEDDDEPAKS from the coding sequence ATGAACTTCTTCAAATCCGTCTTTGCCGACGACCCTGAGCCTGCTTCCGACCCACCCCACAGCGCCGCCCACCCCGATCCGGGCGATGATGAACCCAATCACCGAAACCCTAATCCCAATGCAGCCTGGAGTTTTGGGGGTCTGATCAAAACCCTGGCCTCCAAATCCGAGTCGGTGATCGAGAGCTACCGCCGCGATATCGAGGAATTCGGCACGGGTCTTAAGAAGGAGACGGCGGTGATCCGCGACGTGGCGAGTCGCGCCGTCAAGGACCTCCCGGCGTCGCTTGAGGTTGGGGCGTCGGTGGCTCAGGATTCTCTCGAGTCGGTGGGGCAGGCGATTGATGATATCGGGAGCTCGGTGTGGCGAGGGACGGCTGAGATCATCACTCACGGTAGGGATGCACTTCTCGCGGCTGAAGAACACGATATTGATTCTCCTTCGGATAGTAGTAGTCAGCAATTGAGTAGTCAAAGTTTGAGTTCGCAGCGGTACAGTAGGTTTGATGTGCAGTTGCGTGCAATTCAATGTGATGAAAATACCTACCGTGAAGAACCTGAGGACTTGGATGGTTTCAGTAAGTGGAAATTAGGGTTCGTGTTGGAGGATAAGAGCGCGGAGATTGAAAATCTGTCGGAAGCGAATGGGGTAATGGGAGAGATTTACAGTAAGGTAGTTCCCAATGTGGTTGATCACGATACTTTTTGGAGTAGGTATTTTTACAGGATTCATAAGCTTAAGCTAGTCGAGGACGCGAGAGTGAATCTTGTGAATAGAGCGATTGCCGGGGACGAGGAGGAGGATTTGAGCTGGGACATTGACGATGATGAAGATGACGAGGAAAAGAGTAATGGGTCTGAGTTGAAGAGAGAATTGAACAAGGAAAATTCTTCTGAATCTGTGATGGAGCAGAAATTTGTTGAGAATTCACAGTTGGAGGAGAGTTTGAAGAAGGGTGTCGTTCATGAACAGGCCCCTGACGAGAGGGTGAATTCAGATGGGAGATCTGATAGTGACAAGTCAGAAACAAAATCTGAGAAAATGATCTCAGAGGGGAGGACTGATAGTGTCTCGATCGTTTCAAGCCCACCTTCATTGCCGGAGGAAGAAGACCTTGGATGGGATGAGATTGAAGACATTGGAAGCATTGATGAGAATAAGGTGGGTGTGAGTGGGAGCCCTGCTAATAAAGCTGATCTGCGAAAGCGACTAAGTGCTGCAGAGGAAGACGAAGATCTCACTTGGGAtattgaagatgatgatgagcCTGCTAAGTCTTGA
- the LOC100266616 gene encoding BI1-like protein: MYGFTSVSSKGDLEEGTLYPGLSYGENELRWGFIRKVYGILAAQILLTTLVSSFTVLYSPLNLLLRGNSGLLLFLIFLPFILLWPLHVYQQRHPLNLIFLGLFTVSMSLTVGVSCAKTDGRIVLEALILTSAVVSSLTGYTFWASKKGKDFSYLGPILFSSLIILILTGFIQTFFPLGSTSVAVYGGLSAIIFSGYIVYDTDNLIKRFTYDDYIWASVALYLDILNLFIAIMEILRGGSDG, encoded by the exons ATGTACGGATTCACGAGCGTGAGCAGCAAAGGAGACCTAGAAGAGGGAACTCTCTACCCTGGTCTCAGCTATGGAGAGAACGAGCTCCGTTGGGGTTTCATTCGCAAGGTCTATGGCATCTTGGCCGCCCAGATCCTCCTCACCACCCTCGTCTCTTCCTTCACCGTCCTCTACTCTCCCCTCAACCTTCTTCTCAGGGGCAATTCCGGCCTTCTCTTGTTCCTTATCTTCTTGCCCTTCATCT TGTTGTGGCCACTTCATGTGTATCAGCAAAGGCATCCTCTGAACCTCATTTTCCTCGGACTTTTCACTGTGTCCATGAGTCTCACCGTTGGAGTGAGCTGTGCTAAGACAGATG GAAGGATTGTACTTGAAGCATTGATTTTAACATCGGCTGTGGTTTCCTCTCTGACTGGGTACACTTTCTGGGCTTCTAAGAAGGGCAAAGACTTCAGCTACCTTGGACCCATCCTGTTCTCCAGTCTCATAATACTCATCCTGACTGGCTTTATCCAG ACGTTCTTCCCACTTGGATCTACATCTGTCGCTGTTTATGGTGGACTCAGTGCTATCATTTTCTCAGGTTATATTGTTTATGACACCGACAACCTCATAAAGCGCTTCACCTACGACGACTACATTTGGGCATCCGTTGCTCTCTATTTGGACATTCTGAACTTGTTCATTGCCATCATGGAGATCTTGAGAGGAGGGTCAGACGGCTAA